A part of Rhinolophus ferrumequinum isolate MPI-CBG mRhiFer1 chromosome 11, mRhiFer1_v1.p, whole genome shotgun sequence genomic DNA contains:
- the MS4A10 gene encoding membrane-spanning 4-domains subfamily A member 10 isoform X1 produces the protein MAAEAPGEARVIPTSGAGGLKPWQALSPAQPGHLPPDWHQEKSQELSGLLKELGAFHIAIALPHVFFGGYLASTVKGLHLVVLKSWYPFWGAASFFISGLLAITVDMVLKTYLKALCLITNITSFFCALAGLYVIAKDLFLESPFESPIWRPYPNSTVHIQRLELALLCFTFLELFLPWPTALIAYRDDCQSAEKDDLFLVPDTNVPMGPPPSYEEVTQGDTQEEQKQSVSICTMRGREGEMTRTSALESS, from the exons ATGGCTGCAGAAGCCCCTGGAGAAGCCAGAGTGATTCCCACATCTGGAGCTGGGGGGCTCAAGCCGTGGCAGGCACTGAGTCCAGCCCAGCCTGGCCACCTGCCTCCAGACTGGCACCAGGAGAAGTCCCAGGAGCTGAGTGGCCTTCTCAAGGAGCTGGGC GCCTTTCACATTGCCATCGCTCTGCCACACGTGTTCTTCGGGGGTTACCTGGCCTCTACAGTCAAGGGCCTTCACCTGGTGGTGCTGAAGTCCTGGTATCCATTCTGGGGGGCTGCTTCT TTCTTCATTTCAGGGCTCTTGGCGATCACAGTGGACATGGTTTTGAAAACTTACCTG AAGGCGTTGTGCCTGATAACAAACATCACCAGCTTCTTCTGCGCGCTGGCCGGCCTCTATGTCATTGCCAAGGATCTCTTTCTGGAGAGTCCGTTTGAATCCCCGATCTGGAGACCATACCCCAACAGCACC GTCCACATCCAGAGGCTAGAGCTGGCCCTGCTCTGTTTCACCTTCCTGGAGCTCTTCCTGCCCTGGCCCACGGCTCTCATAGCCTACAGAGATGACTGCCAGTCTGCAGAG AAGGATGACTTGTTTCTTGTTCCTGACACAAACGTGCCCATGGGGCCTCCACCATCCTATGAAGAGGTGACTCAAGGTGACACACAagaggaacaaaagcaaag tgtctccatctgcACGATGAGGGGTCGGGAGGGTGAAATGACCAGGACCTCCGCACTGGAAAGCTCTTAA
- the MS4A10 gene encoding membrane-spanning 4-domains subfamily A member 10 isoform X2, translating into MAAEAPGEARVIPTSGAGGLKPWQALSPAQPGHLPPDWHQEKSQELSGLLKELGFFISGLLAITVDMVLKTYLKALCLITNITSFFCALAGLYVIAKDLFLESPFESPIWRPYPNSTVHIQRLELALLCFTFLELFLPWPTALIAYRDDCQSAEKDDLFLVPDTNVPMGPPPSYEEVTQGDTQEEQKQSVSICTMRGREGEMTRTSALESS; encoded by the exons ATGGCTGCAGAAGCCCCTGGAGAAGCCAGAGTGATTCCCACATCTGGAGCTGGGGGGCTCAAGCCGTGGCAGGCACTGAGTCCAGCCCAGCCTGGCCACCTGCCTCCAGACTGGCACCAGGAGAAGTCCCAGGAGCTGAGTGGCCTTCTCAAGGAGCTGGGC TTCTTCATTTCAGGGCTCTTGGCGATCACAGTGGACATGGTTTTGAAAACTTACCTG AAGGCGTTGTGCCTGATAACAAACATCACCAGCTTCTTCTGCGCGCTGGCCGGCCTCTATGTCATTGCCAAGGATCTCTTTCTGGAGAGTCCGTTTGAATCCCCGATCTGGAGACCATACCCCAACAGCACC GTCCACATCCAGAGGCTAGAGCTGGCCCTGCTCTGTTTCACCTTCCTGGAGCTCTTCCTGCCCTGGCCCACGGCTCTCATAGCCTACAGAGATGACTGCCAGTCTGCAGAG AAGGATGACTTGTTTCTTGTTCCTGACACAAACGTGCCCATGGGGCCTCCACCATCCTATGAAGAGGTGACTCAAGGTGACACACAagaggaacaaaagcaaag tgtctccatctgcACGATGAGGGGTCGGGAGGGTGAAATGACCAGGACCTCCGCACTGGAAAGCTCTTAA